One part of the Streptomyces nigra genome encodes these proteins:
- a CDS encoding ABC transporter permease — MSETTHDGPVAVSAPPSPDEGLTAAELAAKYGLSVSGARPSLFEYVRQLRDRRHFILAFSRAKLTAQYSQAKLGQLWQVATPLLNAAVYFLIFGLILQADRGMSREVYVPFLVTGVFVFTFTQSSVMAGVRAISGNLGLVRALHFPRASLPISFALQQLQQLLFSMIVLFVVAVAFGSYPSLSWLLIVPVLVLQFFFNTGLAMIMARAGAKTPDLAQLMPFVMRTWMYASGVMFSIPIMLEGKPEWIATVLQWNPAAIYMDLMRFALIDGYGSSNLPDHVWMVALGWSLLFAVGGFVYFWKAEERYGRG, encoded by the coding sequence GTGAGTGAGACAACGCACGACGGCCCGGTCGCGGTGAGCGCGCCGCCGTCGCCCGACGAGGGACTCACGGCGGCCGAGCTGGCCGCCAAGTACGGGCTGTCCGTGAGCGGCGCCCGGCCCTCGCTGTTCGAGTACGTCCGCCAGCTCCGGGACCGCCGGCACTTCATCCTCGCGTTCTCGCGGGCGAAGCTGACCGCCCAGTACAGCCAGGCCAAGCTCGGGCAGCTCTGGCAGGTGGCCACCCCGCTGCTGAACGCGGCCGTCTACTTCCTCATCTTCGGTCTGATCCTCCAGGCCGACCGGGGCATGTCCCGCGAGGTGTACGTGCCCTTCCTGGTCACGGGCGTCTTCGTGTTCACCTTCACCCAGAGCTCGGTGATGGCGGGCGTCCGCGCGATCTCCGGCAACCTCGGGCTGGTCCGCGCCCTGCACTTCCCGCGGGCCTCGCTGCCCATCTCCTTCGCGCTGCAGCAGCTCCAGCAGCTGCTGTTCTCGATGATCGTGCTGTTCGTGGTGGCGGTCGCCTTCGGCAGCTACCCCTCGCTGTCCTGGCTGCTGATCGTCCCGGTCCTGGTGCTGCAGTTCTTCTTCAACACCGGCCTCGCGATGATCATGGCCCGCGCGGGCGCCAAGACCCCGGACCTCGCCCAGCTGATGCCGTTCGTGATGCGCACCTGGATGTACGCGTCCGGCGTGATGTTCTCCATCCCGATCATGCTGGAGGGCAAGCCGGAGTGGATCGCCACGGTCCTGCAGTGGAACCCGGCGGCGATCTACATGGACCTGATGCGCTTCGCCCTCATCGACGGCTACGGCTCCTCCAACCTGCCGGACCACGTCTGGATGGTCGCGCTCGGCTGGTCCCTGCTGTTCGCCGTCGGCGGCTTCGTGTACTTCTGGAAGGCGGAGGAGAGGTACGGCCGTGGCTGA
- a CDS encoding ABC transporter ATP-binding protein, with protein MAEQNPGERIPTVIADELHIVYRVNGAKSGKGSATAALSRILKRGEERGVRKVHAVRGVSFVAYRGEAIGLIGSNGSGKSTLLRAIAGLLPAEKGRVYTDGQPSLLGVNAALMNDLTGERNVILGGLAMGMTREQIKARYQDIVDFSGINEKGDFITLPMRTYSSGMAARLRFSIAAAKDHDVLMIDEALATGDRKFQKRSENRIRELRKEAGTVFLVSHNNKSIRDTCNRVLWLERGELRMDGPTDEVLKEYEKFTGK; from the coding sequence GTGGCTGAGCAGAACCCGGGGGAGCGGATCCCCACCGTCATCGCCGACGAGCTGCACATCGTGTACCGCGTCAACGGCGCCAAGTCCGGCAAGGGCAGCGCCACCGCCGCCCTGAGCCGCATCCTCAAGCGCGGCGAGGAGCGCGGGGTGCGCAAGGTGCACGCCGTGCGCGGTGTCTCCTTCGTCGCCTACCGGGGCGAGGCCATCGGCCTCATCGGCTCCAACGGCTCCGGCAAGTCCACGCTGCTGCGGGCCATCGCCGGGCTGCTCCCGGCCGAGAAGGGCCGGGTCTACACCGACGGGCAGCCCTCGCTGCTCGGGGTGAACGCCGCCCTGATGAACGACCTCACCGGCGAGCGCAACGTCATATTGGGCGGGCTCGCCATGGGCATGACCCGCGAGCAGATCAAGGCGCGCTACCAGGACATCGTCGACTTCTCCGGGATCAACGAGAAGGGCGATTTCATCACCCTGCCGATGCGCACCTACTCGTCCGGCATGGCGGCCCGGCTGCGGTTCTCCATCGCCGCCGCCAAGGACCACGACGTCCTCATGATCGACGAGGCGCTGGCCACCGGCGACCGCAAGTTCCAGAAGCGCTCCGAGAACCGCATCCGCGAGCTGCGCAAGGAGGCCGGCACGGTCTTCCTCGTCAGCCACAACAACAAGTCGATCCGCGACACCTGCAACCGCGTCCTGTGGCTGGAACGCGGCGAGCTCCGGATGGACGGACCGACGGACGAGGTCCTCAAGGAGTACGAGAAGTTCACGGGCAAGTAG
- the hpnC gene encoding squalene synthase HpnC encodes MTGADALTADPERTTLDKAAAENFPVAPFFLPRAWRTDLMAVYGFARLVDDIGDGDLAPGGADARLLGVSGADAEDRLVLLDAFEADLRRVFDGTPSHPLLRRLQPTVRRHALTPGPFLGLIAANRQDQLVGRYETYDDLLAYCELSANPVGRLVLAVTGTGTPERVRRSDAVCTALQIVEHLQDVAEDLRRDRIYLPAEDMKRFHVDETDLAAKTAGASVRALVAYEAERARNLLNEGTPLVGSVHGRLKLLLAGFVAGGRAAVEAIAAAEYDVLTGPPKAGKLRLLREVGGTLRGEG; translated from the coding sequence ATGACGGGTGCCGACGCGCTCACCGCCGATCCGGAGCGCACCACCCTCGACAAGGCCGCCGCGGAGAACTTCCCCGTGGCGCCGTTCTTCCTGCCCAGGGCCTGGCGCACCGACCTCATGGCCGTCTACGGCTTCGCCCGCCTCGTCGACGACATCGGCGACGGCGATCTCGCACCCGGTGGCGCCGACGCCCGCCTGCTCGGCGTGAGCGGCGCCGACGCCGAGGACCGCCTCGTCCTCCTGGACGCCTTCGAGGCCGACCTGCGCCGCGTCTTCGACGGCACCCCGAGCCACCCCCTGCTGCGCCGCCTCCAGCCGACCGTCCGCCGACACGCGCTGACCCCCGGGCCCTTCCTCGGCCTGATCGCCGCCAACCGCCAGGACCAGCTCGTCGGCCGGTACGAGACCTACGACGACCTCCTCGCCTACTGCGAACTCTCCGCCAACCCCGTCGGCCGGCTCGTCCTCGCCGTCACGGGGACCGGTACGCCCGAGCGCGTCCGCCGCTCCGACGCGGTGTGCACCGCACTGCAGATCGTCGAGCACCTCCAGGACGTCGCCGAGGACCTCCGGCGCGACCGGATCTATCTGCCCGCCGAGGACATGAAGCGCTTCCACGTCGACGAAACCGACCTGGCCGCGAAAACGGCGGGCGCATCGGTGCGCGCACTGGTTGCATACGAAGCCGAACGCGCCCGGAACCTCCTGAATGAAGGCACTCCCCTCGTGGGTAGCGTCCACGGCAGGCTCAAGCTGCTGCTGGCGGGTTTCGTGGCGGGGGGAAGGGCGGCCGTCGAAGCGATCGCCGCCGCCGAATACGACGTACTCACAGGCCCGCCCAAGGCCGGCAAGCTCCGGCTGCTGCGCGAGGTGGGCGGGACCCTGCGAGGAGAGGGGTGA
- the hpnD gene encoding presqualene diphosphate synthase HpnD gives MIRTVESAPHVSAPVLAAYSYCEAVTGRQARNFAYGIRLLPTPKRRAMSALYAFSRRVDDIGDGVLPGDVKTARLEDTRGVLTRIREGEIDEDDTDPVAVALAHAAATFPIPLGGLDELIDGVLMDVRGETYETWDDLKVYCRCVAGAIGRLSLGVFGTEPHARGAERAPEYADTLGLALQLTNILRDVREDGEGGRTYLPSDDLAKFGCSAGFHGPTPPEGSDFAGLVHFEVRRARALFAEGYRLLPMLDRRSGACVAAMAGIYRRLLDRIERDPEAVLRGRVSLPGREKAYVAVRGLSGLDTRHVTRRAVRRRA, from the coding sequence GTGATCCGGACCGTGGAGTCTGCACCACACGTGTCCGCACCGGTACTCGCCGCCTACAGCTACTGCGAGGCCGTCACCGGACGGCAGGCCCGGAACTTCGCCTACGGCATCCGGCTGCTGCCCACGCCCAAGCGCCGGGCGATGTCGGCGCTCTACGCGTTCTCGCGCCGGGTCGACGACATCGGCGACGGCGTTCTGCCCGGCGACGTCAAGACCGCGCGGCTCGAGGACACCCGCGGCGTGCTGACCCGGATCCGCGAGGGCGAGATCGACGAGGACGACACCGACCCCGTCGCCGTCGCGCTCGCGCACGCCGCCGCCACCTTCCCGATCCCGCTCGGCGGTCTGGACGAGCTGATCGACGGCGTGCTGATGGACGTCCGGGGCGAGACCTACGAGACCTGGGACGACCTGAAGGTCTACTGCCGCTGTGTCGCGGGCGCCATCGGCCGCCTCTCGCTCGGCGTCTTCGGCACCGAACCGCACGCGCGCGGCGCCGAACGCGCCCCCGAGTACGCCGACACCCTGGGCCTCGCCCTGCAGCTCACCAACATCCTGCGGGACGTCCGCGAGGACGGCGAGGGCGGCCGTACCTATCTGCCCTCGGACGACCTGGCCAAGTTCGGCTGCTCGGCCGGCTTCCACGGGCCGACCCCGCCGGAGGGCTCCGACTTCGCCGGACTCGTGCACTTCGAGGTACGCCGGGCCCGCGCCCTGTTCGCCGAGGGCTACCGGCTGCTCCCCATGCTCGACCGGCGCAGCGGCGCCTGCGTCGCCGCCATGGCCGGCATCTACCGCCGTCTCCTGGACCGCATCGAACGCGACCCGGAGGCCGTGCTGCGCGGCCGTGTCTCCCTGCCCGGCCGGGAGAAGGCCTACGTCGCCGTCCGCGGCCTGTCCGGTCTCGACACCCGGCATGTGACGCGCCGAGCGGTCAGGAGGCGTGCCTGA
- a CDS encoding DUF6380 family protein: MELAFRGDALGEKRRATLRARTASLTTTTGRTASGCHGGRTGEGAP; this comes from the coding sequence ATGGAGCTTGCGTTCCGAGGTGACGCGCTCGGCGAAAAACGGCGGGCAACCCTCCGCGCCCGTACCGCGTCCCTGACCACGACGACCGGCCGAACGGCATCCGGATGCCACGGCGGTCGCACGGGGGAGGGCGCGCCATGA
- the hpnE gene encoding hydroxysqualene dehydroxylase HpnE encodes MTDGTRPDGPLAGTPDRSGRDAVVIGGGLAGVTAALALADAGVRVTLLEGRPRLGGLAFSFRRGELTVDNGQHVYLRCCTAYRWFLDRIDGAALAPLQERLDVPVVDLGKPEGRRLGRLRRDPLPVPLHLGRSLAAYPHLTLAERARVGRAALALKGLDPADPALDEQDFGSWLAVHGQSPRAVEALWDLVGVATLNAVAGDASLGLAAMVFKTGLLSDPGAADIGWARVPLGDLHDGLARKALDSAGVRTELRTRAGSLSRDADGRWSVQVPGETLRADAVVLAVPQHEAHRLLPAGALDAPDRLLRIGTAPILNVHVVYDRQVLAAPFLTALGTPLQWVFDRTEASGLRSGQYLAVSQSAAQDEIDTPVATLRERYLPELERLLPRARDARVLDFFVTRERTATFAPTPGVGRLRPGARTKAPGLYLAGAWTATGWPATMESAVRSGVGAAEAALGALGRPRPRHLFAVEEAA; translated from the coding sequence ATGACCGACGGCACACGGCCCGACGGGCCGCTCGCCGGTACCCCGGACCGCTCCGGGCGGGACGCCGTCGTCATCGGCGGCGGGCTCGCCGGCGTCACCGCCGCGCTCGCCCTCGCCGACGCCGGTGTACGCGTCACCCTGCTGGAGGGCCGGCCCCGGCTCGGCGGCCTCGCCTTCTCCTTCCGGCGCGGCGAGCTGACCGTCGACAACGGACAGCACGTCTACCTGCGCTGCTGCACCGCCTACCGCTGGTTCCTCGACCGGATCGACGGGGCCGCGCTCGCGCCTCTGCAGGAACGTCTCGACGTGCCCGTCGTCGATCTCGGCAAGCCCGAGGGCCGCCGGCTCGGCCGGCTGCGCCGCGACCCGCTGCCCGTCCCCCTGCACCTCGGCCGCAGCCTCGCCGCCTATCCGCACCTGACGCTCGCCGAACGCGCCAGGGTGGGCCGCGCCGCGCTCGCGCTCAAGGGTCTCGACCCGGCCGACCCCGCCCTCGACGAGCAGGACTTCGGCAGCTGGCTGGCCGTGCACGGCCAGTCCCCGCGCGCCGTCGAGGCCCTGTGGGACCTGGTCGGCGTCGCGACGCTCAACGCCGTCGCGGGCGACGCCTCCCTGGGGCTCGCCGCCATGGTGTTCAAGACCGGGCTGCTGTCCGATCCGGGCGCCGCCGACATCGGCTGGGCCCGCGTCCCCCTCGGCGACCTGCACGACGGGCTCGCCCGCAAGGCCCTCGACTCCGCGGGCGTCCGCACCGAGCTGCGCACCCGCGCCGGCTCGCTCTCCCGTGACGCCGACGGACGCTGGAGCGTCCAGGTGCCCGGCGAGACGCTCCGCGCGGACGCCGTCGTGCTCGCCGTACCCCAGCACGAGGCCCACCGGTTGCTGCCCGCCGGTGCCCTCGACGCCCCCGACCGGCTGCTGCGCATCGGCACCGCGCCGATCCTCAACGTCCACGTCGTCTACGACCGCCAGGTGCTCGCCGCGCCCTTCCTGACCGCCCTCGGCACCCCGCTGCAATGGGTGTTCGACCGCACCGAGGCCTCCGGACTCCGCTCCGGCCAGTACCTCGCCGTCTCCCAGTCGGCCGCCCAGGACGAGATCGACACCCCCGTGGCCACCCTGCGCGAGCGCTATCTGCCCGAGCTGGAGCGGCTGCTGCCCCGGGCCCGCGACGCCCGGGTGCTCGACTTCTTCGTCACCCGCGAACGCACCGCGACGTTCGCCCCCACCCCCGGCGTCGGGCGGCTGCGGCCCGGCGCCCGTACCAAGGCACCCGGCCTGTACCTGGCCGGAGCGTGGACCGCCACCGGGTGGCCCGCGACCATGGAGAGTGCGGTCCGCAGCGGCGTCGGTGCGGCCGAGGCCGCGCTCGGCGCCCTCGGCCGGCCCCGCCCCCGCCATCTCTTCGCCGTCGAGGAGGCGGCCTGA
- a CDS encoding polyprenyl synthetase family protein, whose product MPPAEKAARETAVDVTALLERGRTLATPVLRTAIDRLAPPMDTVSAYHFGWIDAHGNPTAGDGGKAVRPALAVLSAEVTGAAPEVGVPGAVAVELVHNFSLLHDDLMDGDEQRRHRDTVWKVHGPAQAILVGDALFALANEVLLELGTVEAGRATRRLTTATRALIDGQAQDISYEHRDRVSVEECLEMEGNKTGALLACASSIGAVLGGADERTADTLEKYGYHLGLAFQAVDDLLGIWGDPDATGKQTWSDLRQRKKSLPVVAALAAGGSASERLGEILAADAKSSDFANFSEEEFAARAALIEEAGGREWTAQEARRQHTVAVEALDAVDMPERVRAQFTALADFVVVRKR is encoded by the coding sequence GTGCCCCCGGCCGAGAAGGCCGCTCGAGAGACCGCGGTCGACGTGACCGCGCTCCTGGAGCGCGGGAGGACCCTGGCCACACCGGTGCTGCGGACGGCGATCGACCGTCTGGCCCCTCCCATGGACACCGTCTCCGCCTACCACTTCGGCTGGATCGACGCCCACGGCAACCCCACGGCCGGCGACGGCGGCAAGGCCGTACGCCCCGCCCTCGCGGTGCTGTCCGCCGAGGTCACCGGCGCCGCGCCCGAGGTCGGCGTCCCCGGCGCCGTCGCCGTCGAACTGGTCCACAACTTCTCGCTGCTGCACGACGACCTGATGGACGGCGACGAGCAGCGCCGGCACCGCGACACCGTGTGGAAGGTGCACGGCCCCGCACAGGCCATCCTGGTCGGCGACGCCCTGTTCGCCCTCGCCAACGAGGTCCTGCTGGAGCTCGGCACCGTCGAGGCCGGCCGCGCGACCCGCCGGCTCACCACCGCCACCCGCGCCCTGATCGACGGTCAGGCGCAGGACATCTCCTACGAGCACCGCGACCGCGTCAGCGTCGAGGAGTGCCTGGAGATGGAGGGCAACAAGACCGGCGCCCTGCTGGCCTGCGCCAGCTCGATCGGCGCCGTGCTCGGCGGCGCGGACGAGCGCACCGCCGACACCCTGGAGAAGTACGGCTACCACCTCGGTCTCGCCTTCCAGGCCGTCGACGACCTCCTCGGCATCTGGGGCGACCCGGACGCCACCGGCAAGCAGACCTGGAGCGATCTGCGTCAGCGCAAGAAGTCCCTGCCGGTCGTCGCCGCGCTCGCGGCGGGCGGCAGCGCCTCCGAGCGGCTCGGCGAGATCCTCGCCGCCGACGCCAAGAGCAGCGACTTCGCGAACTTCTCCGAGGAGGAGTTCGCCGCCCGCGCCGCCCTCATCGAGGAGGCCGGCGGCCGCGAGTGGACGGCCCAGGAGGCCCGCCGCCAGCACACCGTCGCCGTCGAGGCCCTCGACGCCGTCGACATGCCCGAGCGCGTGCGGGCGCAGTTCACAGCGCTCGCCGACTTCGTCGTCGTCCGCAAGAGATGA
- the shc gene encoding squalene--hopene cyclase has protein sequence MTATTDGSTGALPPRAAAASDIHSETPLAAGVHEAAERAARRATDFLLARQDPAGWWKGDLETNVTMDAEDLLLRQFLGIRDEKTTQAAALFIRGEQRDDGTWATFYGGPGELSTTIEAYVALRLAGDAPDAPHMAKASAWIRDQGGIAASRVFTRIWLALFGWWKWEDLPELPPELIYFPTWVPLNIYDFGCWARQTIVPLTIVSAKRPVRPAPFPLDELHTDPANPNPPKPLAPVRSWDGAFQRLDKALHQLRKVAPRRLRRAAMNTAARWIIERQENDGCWGGIQPPAVYSIIALHLLGYDLQHPVMREGLASLDRFAVWREDGARMIEACQSPVWDTCLATIALVDAGLPVDHPQLVKAADWMLGEEIVRPGDWAVRRPQLPPGGWAFEFHNDNYPDIDDTAEVVLALRRVRHPEPERMERAIGRGVRWNLGMQSRDGAWGAFDVDNTSPFPNRLPFCDFGEVIDPPSADVTAHVVEMLAVEGLAHDPRTRRGIAWLLAEQEPNGAWFGRWGVNYVYGTGSVIPALTAAGLPGSHPAIRRAVAWLESVQNEDGGWGEDLRSYKYVEEWSGKGASTASQTAWALMALLAAGERDSKAVERGIEWLATTQRPDGSWDEPYFTGTGFPWDFSINYHLYRQVFPLTALGRYLHGEPFAGKATVMATEAEGSG, from the coding sequence ATGACAGCGACGACCGACGGAAGCACCGGGGCCCTGCCGCCCCGGGCCGCCGCGGCCAGTGACATCCACAGCGAGACCCCCCTGGCGGCCGGGGTGCACGAGGCCGCCGAACGCGCCGCCCGGCGCGCCACCGACTTCCTGCTGGCCCGCCAGGACCCCGCGGGCTGGTGGAAGGGCGACCTCGAGACCAACGTGACCATGGACGCCGAGGATCTGCTGCTGCGTCAGTTCCTCGGCATCCGGGACGAGAAGACCACCCAGGCCGCCGCCCTCTTCATCCGCGGCGAACAGCGCGACGACGGCACCTGGGCCACCTTCTACGGCGGGCCCGGCGAACTGTCCACCACCATCGAGGCGTACGTCGCCCTGCGGCTGGCCGGTGACGCGCCCGACGCCCCCCACATGGCGAAGGCCTCCGCCTGGATCCGCGACCAGGGCGGCATCGCCGCGTCCCGCGTCTTCACCCGGATCTGGCTGGCTCTGTTCGGCTGGTGGAAGTGGGAGGACCTGCCCGAACTCCCGCCGGAACTCATCTACTTCCCCACCTGGGTGCCGCTCAACATCTACGACTTCGGCTGCTGGGCCCGGCAGACCATCGTCCCGCTGACGATCGTCTCCGCGAAGCGCCCGGTACGGCCCGCGCCCTTCCCGCTCGACGAGCTCCACACCGATCCGGCGAACCCCAATCCTCCCAAGCCCCTCGCGCCGGTGAGGAGTTGGGACGGCGCCTTCCAGCGGCTGGACAAGGCCCTGCACCAGCTGCGCAAGGTCGCCCCGCGCAGACTGCGCAGGGCGGCGATGAACACCGCCGCCCGCTGGATCATCGAACGCCAGGAGAACGACGGCTGCTGGGGCGGCATCCAGCCCCCGGCGGTGTACTCGATCATCGCGCTCCATCTGCTCGGCTACGACCTCCAGCACCCGGTGATGCGCGAGGGCCTGGCGTCGCTCGACCGCTTCGCCGTGTGGCGCGAGGACGGCGCCCGGATGATCGAGGCGTGCCAGTCACCGGTGTGGGACACCTGTCTGGCCACCATCGCACTGGTCGACGCGGGCCTGCCCGTCGACCATCCGCAACTCGTCAAGGCCGCCGACTGGATGCTGGGCGAGGAGATCGTCCGGCCCGGCGACTGGGCGGTCCGGCGCCCCCAACTCCCGCCCGGTGGCTGGGCGTTCGAGTTCCACAACGACAACTACCCCGACATCGACGACACCGCCGAGGTGGTCCTCGCGCTGCGCCGGGTCCGCCATCCCGAGCCCGAGCGGATGGAACGCGCGATCGGCCGCGGGGTGCGCTGGAACCTCGGCATGCAGTCCCGCGACGGGGCCTGGGGCGCCTTCGACGTCGACAACACCAGCCCCTTCCCGAACCGGCTGCCGTTCTGCGACTTCGGCGAGGTCATCGACCCGCCGTCGGCGGACGTCACCGCGCACGTCGTCGAGATGCTCGCCGTCGAGGGCCTCGCCCACGACCCGCGCACCCGGCGGGGCATCGCCTGGCTCCTCGCCGAACAGGAGCCGAACGGCGCATGGTTCGGACGCTGGGGCGTCAACTACGTCTACGGCACCGGGTCCGTGATCCCCGCCCTGACGGCCGCCGGCCTCCCCGGCTCCCACCCGGCGATCCGCCGGGCCGTCGCCTGGCTGGAGTCCGTCCAGAACGAGGACGGCGGCTGGGGCGAGGACCTGCGCTCCTACAAGTACGTCGAGGAGTGGAGCGGCAAGGGGGCCTCGACGGCCTCGCAGACGGCCTGGGCGCTGATGGCGCTCCTCGCGGCGGGGGAGAGGGACTCCAAGGCCGTCGAACGCGGCATCGAGTGGCTGGCGACCACCCAGCGGCCGGACGGCTCCTGGGACGAGCCGTACTTCACCGGCACCGGCTTCCCCTGGGACTTCTCGATCAACTACCACCTGTACCGGCAGGTCTTCCCGCTGACCGCGCTCGGCCGGTACCTGCACGGGGAGCCCTTCGCCGGCAAGGCGACCGTGATGGCGACCGAGGCCGAGGGGAGCGGATGA
- a CDS encoding 1-hydroxy-2-methyl-2-butenyl 4-diphosphate reductase: MNPQPAPAPLLIACALGIEQIALRTGDRGGAGGPVTVVRTGMGPRSAERAVTRLLADPALAGAAVLATGFCAGLAPGMHPGDLVVAEEIRDPAGTVPCTGSDFLVKALTRSVPGRTVHTGPLTGSDHVVRGQERSDLLTTGAIAVDMESAATLLSAVRAGERPVAAVRVVVDAPEHELVRIGTLRGGISAFRVLRSVLPAFYEWHRSLLLPRR, from the coding sequence ATGAACCCACAGCCCGCCCCGGCCCCGCTGCTGATCGCCTGCGCGCTCGGCATCGAGCAGATCGCCCTGCGCACCGGCGACCGGGGCGGGGCCGGCGGGCCGGTCACCGTGGTGCGCACCGGCATGGGCCCCCGTTCGGCCGAGCGCGCGGTGACCCGTCTGCTGGCCGACCCGGCGCTGGCCGGCGCCGCCGTCCTCGCCACCGGCTTCTGCGCGGGCCTCGCCCCCGGGATGCACCCCGGCGACCTCGTGGTCGCCGAGGAGATCCGGGATCCGGCGGGAACCGTTCCGTGCACCGGAAGCGACTTCCTGGTCAAAGCACTCACGCGGTCCGTCCCGGGCCGCACCGTCCACACCGGACCGCTCACCGGCTCGGACCATGTGGTCCGCGGTCAGGAACGGTCCGATCTGCTCACGACCGGCGCGATCGCGGTCGACATGGAGTCCGCGGCCACGCTCCTGAGCGCCGTCCGCGCGGGCGAGCGCCCGGTTGCGGCCGTCCGGGTGGTCGTGGACGCTCCAGAACATGAACTCGTCCGGATCGGCACATTGCGCGGTGGAATATCGGCCTTCCGCGTTCTTCGTTCCGTTCTGCCTGCTTTCTACGAATGGCACCGTTCCTTGCTGCTCCCCAGGAGGTGA
- the hpnH gene encoding adenosyl-hopene transferase HpnH — protein MAMPLRQSIKVATYLAEQKLRRRDKFPLIVELEPLFACNLKCEGCGKIQHPAGVLKQRMPVAQAVGAVLESGAPMVSIAGGEPLMHPQIDEIVRQLVAKRKYVFLCTNAMLLRKKMDKFTPSPYFAFAVHIDGLRERHDESVAKEGVFDEAVEAIKEAKRRGFRVTTNSTFFNTDTPQTIIEVLNFLNDDLQVDEMMISPAYAYEKAPDQEHFLGVEQTRELFKKAFAGGNRRKWRLNHSPLFLDFLEGKVDFPCTAWAIPNYSLFGWQRPCYLMSDGYVPTYRELIEDTDWDKYGRGKDPRCANCMAHCGYEPTAVLATMGSLKESLRAMRETVSGNRE, from the coding sequence ATGGCCATGCCGCTGCGCCAGTCCATCAAGGTCGCTACTTACTTGGCCGAACAGAAGCTCCGCAGGCGTGACAAGTTCCCGCTCATCGTCGAGCTGGAACCCCTGTTCGCCTGCAACCTCAAATGCGAGGGCTGCGGCAAGATCCAGCACCCGGCGGGGGTCCTGAAGCAGCGCATGCCCGTGGCGCAGGCCGTGGGCGCGGTGCTGGAGTCCGGTGCGCCGATGGTGTCCATCGCCGGCGGCGAGCCGCTGATGCACCCGCAGATCGACGAGATCGTGCGGCAGCTCGTGGCCAAGCGCAAGTACGTCTTCCTGTGCACCAACGCCATGCTGCTGCGCAAGAAGATGGACAAGTTCACGCCCTCGCCGTACTTCGCGTTCGCCGTGCACATCGACGGCCTGCGGGAGCGCCACGACGAGTCCGTGGCGAAGGAGGGCGTCTTCGACGAGGCCGTCGAGGCCATCAAGGAGGCCAAGCGGCGCGGCTTCCGGGTCACCACCAACTCGACGTTCTTCAACACCGACACCCCGCAGACCATCATCGAGGTGCTCAACTTCCTCAACGACGACCTCCAGGTCGACGAGATGATGATCTCGCCCGCCTACGCCTACGAGAAGGCCCCGGACCAGGAGCACTTCCTCGGCGTCGAGCAGACCCGCGAACTGTTCAAGAAGGCATTCGCCGGCGGCAACCGCCGCAAGTGGCGGCTCAACCACTCGCCGCTGTTCCTCGACTTCCTCGAGGGCAAGGTCGACTTCCCCTGCACGGCCTGGGCGATCCCCAACTACTCCCTCTTCGGCTGGCAGCGCCCCTGCTATCTGATGAGCGACGGCTACGTCCCGACGTACCGCGAGCTGATCGAGGACACCGACTGGGACAAGTACGGCCGGGGCAAGGACCCGCGCTGCGCCAACTGCATGGCGCACTGCGGCTACGAGCCCACCGCCGTCCTCGCGACCATGGGCTCCCTCAAGGAGTCGCTGCGCGCCATGCGTGAGACCGTCTCCGGAAACCGGGAGTGA